One genomic segment of Drosophila melanogaster chromosome 3L includes these proteins:
- the Dyro gene encoding Dpt-YFP repressor by overexpression, isoform D, which yields MSSSAATAQFKLDANSNAIALIADVATLPLPLSPTATTTTAASGATATAPADRVEWSRSTILNFIEDYRRQRVLWDPNTKGYHIKQTKYEALKLLSQKYGTEIRSIRSKIKSLRSSFHREHGKVLSGRNRGVIYQPMWFAYEAIRFILDGERDQDRDQDQDQDAETETEVDEKLALMHSLDLEQLKADKLVDRDIILQVEQQQQQHDELTARIAATVAAVAAAAAAANARDRERDVDTAGDMDTTRELELEEAAVGGGLIESSSAAVRLDWRVCIDFCTRSSSDLDGENYCNISAEDVKTEIIEHESELGMLDRRTSTPSPINYYKPTDLTYNHRKRKAMGVEHVVGALTLTPIKVVGGAVGAGTVGSAGHQQQQQHQQQQMNHSQLAFQALQQHFSHNHGLSLSHCNGQPQQQQQQHQHQPHHQQQQQQQALHLQHQQQQQHSSNMAQKRDRDRDLSTSNGNGNSSNTNNTSLEPIATSSNCSSSSSNNSAATPPKPLLGGGGLSANHVDEYGVFGEYVAITIRKLKTSKSKIVVKHLINNLLYEAELGKYDHGMPASKEPPQLYNMQ from the exons atgtcCAGCAGCGCAGCCACAGCGCAGTTCAAGCTCGATGCCAACTCCAATGCCATTGCTTTGATAGCCGATGTTGCCACGCTGCCACTCCCCCTTTCGCccactgcaacaacaacaacggcggcgTCGGGAGCAACAGCAACCGCACCAGCTGATCGCGTCGAATGGTCGCGCTCGACGATCTTGAACTTCATCGAGGACTATCGCCGGCAGCGAGTCCTTTGGGATCCCAATACCAAAGGTTACCACATTAAACAGACCAAATACGAGGCACTCAAGCTCCTGAGTCAGAAATATGGCACGGAAATTCGTTCGATTAGATCGAAGATCAAATCCCTGCGCAGCTCGTTTCATCGGGAGCACGGTAAGGTCCTGAGTGGACGAAATCGCGGCGTTATCTATCAGCCCATGTGGTTTGCCTACGAGGCCATTAGATTCATACTCGATGGCGAGCGGGATCAGGATCGCGATCAGGATCAAGATCAAGATGccgaaacggaaacggaagtggacGAAAAGCTAGCCCTGATGCACAGCCTGGATCTGGAGCAGCTGAAGGCGGACAAGCTGGTGGACAGGGACATCATACTGCAGgtggagcaacagcagcagcaacacgaTGAGCTTACCGCTCGCATTGCGGCCACTGTGGCCGCcgttgctgccgctgcggcTGCAGCAAACGCTCGAGATCGGGAGCGGGATGTGGATACCGCTGGCGATATGGATACCACTCGCGAATTGGAACTCGAGGAGGCGGCGGTCGGCGGTGGCCTGATCGAATCCTCCTCGGCGGCTGTG CGGCTCGACTGGCGAGTTTGCATCgacttttgt ACACGTTCCTCTTCCGATTTGGATGGCGAGAATTACTGCAACATCAGCGCCGAGGATGTGAAAACAGAAATT ATCGAACACGAATCGGAGCTGGGGATGCTGGATCGTCGGACGAGCACGCCGTCGCCCATAAATTACTACAAGCCGACGGACCTAACGTACAACCACCGCAAACGTAAGGCGATGGGCGTGGAGCACGTTGTGGGCGCTTTGACATTGACGCCCATCAAGGTGGTGGGCGGAGCGGTGGGGGCGGGAACGGTCGGTTCCGCTGgccaccaacagcagcagcagcatcagcagcagcagatgaaCCACAGCCAGCTCGCGTTTCAGGCGCTCCAGCAGCACTTTAGCCACAATCACGGTCTTAGCCTGAGCCACTGCAACGggcaaccgcagcagcagcagcagcagcaccaacaccagccacatcatcagcagcagcagcagcaacaagcgTTGCATctgcagcaccagcaacagcaacaacattcCAGTAACATGGCACAAAAACGTGATCGTGATCGTGATCTCTCAACGTCAaatggcaacggcaacagcagcaacaccaataACACCTCCCTGGAACCAATAGCAACATCCAGCAACTGCAGttcgagcagcagcaacaacagcgctgccacgccccccaagCCGCTGTTGGGGGGCGGCGGACTGAGTGCCAATCATGTGGACGAATATGGTGTATTCGGGGAATACGTGGCCATAACCATACGCAAACTAAAGACGTCCAAGTCGAAAATAGTGGTCAAGCACCTGATCAACAATCTGCTCTATGAAGCCGAACTGGGTAAATACGATCATGGGATGCCGGCCAGCAAGGAGCCACCGCAGTTGTACAATATGCAATAA
- the Dyro gene encoding Dpt-YFP repressor by overexpression, isoform B, with amino-acid sequence MSSSAATAQFKLDANSNAIALIADVATLPLPLSPTATTTTAASGATATAPADRVEWSRSTILNFIEDYRRQRVLWDPNTKGYHIKQTKYEALKLLSQKYGTEIRSIRSKIKSLRSSFHREHGKVLSGRNRGVIYQPMWFAYEAIRFILDGERDQDRDQDQDQDAETETEVDEKLALMHSLDLEQLKADKLVDRDIILQVEQQQQQHDELTARIAATVAAVAAAAAAANARDRERDVDTAGDMDTTRELELEEAAVGGGLIESSSAAVTRSSSDLDGENYCNISAEDVKTEIIEHESELGMLDRRTSTPSPINYYKPTDLTYNHRKRKAMGVEHVVGALTLTPIKVVGGAVGAGTVGSAGHQQQQQHQQQQMNHSQLAFQALQQHFSHNHGLSLSHCNGQPQQQQQQHQHQPHHQQQQQQQALHLQHQQQQQHSSNMAQKRDRDRDLSTSNGNGNSSNTNNTSLEPIATSSNCSSSSSNNSAATPPKPLLGGGGLSANHVDEYGVFGEYVAITIRKLKTSKSKIVVKHLINNLLYEAELGKYDHGMPASKEPPQLYNMQ; translated from the exons atgtcCAGCAGCGCAGCCACAGCGCAGTTCAAGCTCGATGCCAACTCCAATGCCATTGCTTTGATAGCCGATGTTGCCACGCTGCCACTCCCCCTTTCGCccactgcaacaacaacaacggcggcgTCGGGAGCAACAGCAACCGCACCAGCTGATCGCGTCGAATGGTCGCGCTCGACGATCTTGAACTTCATCGAGGACTATCGCCGGCAGCGAGTCCTTTGGGATCCCAATACCAAAGGTTACCACATTAAACAGACCAAATACGAGGCACTCAAGCTCCTGAGTCAGAAATATGGCACGGAAATTCGTTCGATTAGATCGAAGATCAAATCCCTGCGCAGCTCGTTTCATCGGGAGCACGGTAAGGTCCTGAGTGGACGAAATCGCGGCGTTATCTATCAGCCCATGTGGTTTGCCTACGAGGCCATTAGATTCATACTCGATGGCGAGCGGGATCAGGATCGCGATCAGGATCAAGATCAAGATGccgaaacggaaacggaagtggacGAAAAGCTAGCCCTGATGCACAGCCTGGATCTGGAGCAGCTGAAGGCGGACAAGCTGGTGGACAGGGACATCATACTGCAGgtggagcaacagcagcagcaacacgaTGAGCTTACCGCTCGCATTGCGGCCACTGTGGCCGCcgttgctgccgctgcggcTGCAGCAAACGCTCGAGATCGGGAGCGGGATGTGGATACCGCTGGCGATATGGATACCACTCGCGAATTGGAACTCGAGGAGGCGGCGGTCGGCGGTGGCCTGATCGAATCCTCCTCGGCGGCTGTG ACACGTTCCTCTTCCGATTTGGATGGCGAGAATTACTGCAACATCAGCGCCGAGGATGTGAAAACAGAAATT ATCGAACACGAATCGGAGCTGGGGATGCTGGATCGTCGGACGAGCACGCCGTCGCCCATAAATTACTACAAGCCGACGGACCTAACGTACAACCACCGCAAACGTAAGGCGATGGGCGTGGAGCACGTTGTGGGCGCTTTGACATTGACGCCCATCAAGGTGGTGGGCGGAGCGGTGGGGGCGGGAACGGTCGGTTCCGCTGgccaccaacagcagcagcagcatcagcagcagcagatgaaCCACAGCCAGCTCGCGTTTCAGGCGCTCCAGCAGCACTTTAGCCACAATCACGGTCTTAGCCTGAGCCACTGCAACGggcaaccgcagcagcagcagcagcagcaccaacaccagccacatcatcagcagcagcagcagcaacaagcgTTGCATctgcagcaccagcaacagcaacaacattcCAGTAACATGGCACAAAAACGTGATCGTGATCGTGATCTCTCAACGTCAaatggcaacggcaacagcagcaacaccaataACACCTCCCTGGAACCAATAGCAACATCCAGCAACTGCAGttcgagcagcagcaacaacagcgctgccacgccccccaagCCGCTGTTGGGGGGCGGCGGACTGAGTGCCAATCATGTGGACGAATATGGTGTATTCGGGGAATACGTGGCCATAACCATACGCAAACTAAAGACGTCCAAGTCGAAAATAGTGGTCAAGCACCTGATCAACAATCTGCTCTATGAAGCCGAACTGGGTAAATACGATCATGGGATGCCGGCCAGCAAGGAGCCACCGCAGTTGTACAATATGCAATAA
- the CG7573 gene encoding uncharacterized protein: MNSFALYQDPLRGEVLKISGNQIGMSVVPRKLSFSDPILLRHILCLVIVVHNSFHLILCCRQLKLCKRTSVPPKQMEGILSQEAFQASKDKQLHASSLEIFNIAIDTLYSCLDLYLCTLAFLWKLTVGWYHYADSTWLNVTFMTVFSTYLVVRKLPSLFYEKLVLDPRYNVDPEKTPPLLGLICALVFVVVFLQVAVIPLTAIFMAIHMLSEWYFTLFVWLGLVGLSVLVLAFVGLFGVPCLGKSRKMNSTDMDNSLKAVLDDFNFPGRVYMVHTFHVGRPTAWVMGCCCCLRLDIHDNLKWNRGFSSDDFDWGQMGAGLNDEQLAAFVAHQLAHWQLWHVAKGLALIYFYLLIYLLLFGICNRWITLYAAAGFTTFYPSSVGFWLVYKYLMPIYHDISTWIVFFCIRHFEYAADAYVNRRGYGLPMRAALLKLFSDDYEFPYVDQCYLMWHRLRPSVLQRIDNLQRLNMINGVSTA; encoded by the exons atgaactCATTCGCACTTTATCAAGATCCTTTGCGTGGTGAGGTCCTAAAAATATCGGGAAATCAGATCGGCATGAGTGTGGTTCCCCGGAAACTTAGTTTCTCGGATCCGATTCTTTTGCGGCACATCCTCTGTCTGGTGATAGTGGTGCACAACAGTTTTCATCTCATCCTCTGTTGCAGGCAGTTGAAATTGTGCAAAAGGACTTCCGTTCCGCCGAAGCAAATGGAGGGCATTTTGTCGCAAGAAGCCTTTCAG GCCTCCAAGGATAAACAGCTTCATGCCTCATCCCTTGAGATATTCAATATAGCAATAGATACATTATATAGCTGCCTTGATCTGTATCTTTGCACTCTGGCTTTCCTCTGGAAATTGACGGTAGGTTGGTATCACTATGCGGACAGCACTTGGCTGAATGTGACATTTATGACTGTATTTTCAACGTACTTGGTTGTCCGGAAGTTGCCATCACTGTTTTACGAGAAATTGGTCCTGGATCCGCGATACAATGTGGATCCTGAAAAGACGCCGCCCTTGTTGGGTTTGATTTGTGCGCTGGTTTTTGTCGTCGTTTTCCTACAG GTTGCCGTCATTCCGCTGACTGCGATTTTCATGGCTATTCATATGTTAAGCGAGTGGTATTTCACACTATTCGTTTGGCTGGGTCTGGTGGGTTTGTCCGTACTGGTATTGGCATTTGTTGGACTGTTTGGAGTGCCCTGTTTGGGCAAGAGTCGCAAAATGAATAGTACCGATATGGATAATAGCCTGAAAGCGGTATTGGACGACTTTAATTTTCCCGGCCGGGTCTATATGGTTCACACCTTCCATGTGGGTCGTCCGACGGCCTGGGTAATgggatgctgctgttgcctgCGTTTAGATATCCACGATAATCTGAAGTGGAACCGTGGATTTAGCTCCGATGATTTCGACTGGGGTCAGATGGGTGCTGGTCTGAATGATGAGCAGTTGGCTGCCTTTGTGGCCCATCAACTGGCCCATTGGCAACTGTGGCATGTGGCAAAGGGACTGGCATTGATTTACTTTTATCTCTTGATATATCTACTACTCTTCGGAATCTGTAACAGGTGGATAACGTTGTATGCGGCCGCGGGCTTTACGACATTCTATCCCAGTTCGGTGGGCTTTTGGCTGGTGTACAAGTATCTAATGCCCATCTATCATGACATTTCCACTTGGATAGTGTTCTTTTGTATACGTCACTTTGAGTACGCCGCCGATGCCTATGTCAATCGCCGAGGTTACGGACTACCGATGAGGGCCGCTTTGCTCAAACTTTTTTCGGATGATTACGAATTTCCCTATGTAGACCAGTGCTACCTCATGTGGCATCGTCTACGGCCATCGGTCCTGCAACGCATCGATAATCTGCAGCGTTTGAATATGATCAATGGTGTCTCCACAGCATGA
- the CG6168 gene encoding uncharacterized protein, isoform B — MPCWRSFIALICLAIIVVVITICQSFHTNFLTVGRNGTLRYEPTELNLGQMRMIAGLSDPENLRKNVQRIAIKRAVSTPGHSEVRNYIVDYLKKLNWNVELDIFTQKVPIMSNVTFHNIVARQNPQTQRYLMFGCHYDSKYFKDFDFMAATDSAVPCALMLNMATILKHQFHRSQVSLMLVFFDGEEAFGEWSQEDSPYGSRHLAELWEKHGFLDKIDLFVLPDLIGAKDVVFKKNILDTSGWFHRLVQLELKLFQAGIVRSERPLFKFEPGIDVDDDHLPFTRRNVPVIHLISNKYPAVWHQAEDVEMNVDYNTTEQVGLVLRMFVMEYLNSAPSISNTLK; from the coding sequence ATGCCTTGCTGGCGCAGTTTCATAGCATTGATCTGTCTGGCAATCATAGTTGTTGTTATAACCATCTGCCAATCTTTTCACACAAATTTTCTAACAGTGGGCCGTAATGGAACTTTAAGATATGAGCCCACTGAACTGAATCTTGGTCAGATGCGAATGATCGCCGGACTCTCCGATCCTGAAAATCTTCGCAAGAATGTGCAAAGGATTGCGATTAAGAGAGCAGTAAGCACACCGGGACATTCGGAAGTGAGAAACTACATAGTGGATTACCTAAAGAAACTGAACTGGAACGTAGAGTTAGATATATTTACGCAGAAAGTGCCTATTATGAGTAATGTAACCTTTCACAATATTGTGGCCCGGCAAAATCCTCAAACCCAAAGATACCTAATGTTTGGCTGCCACTATGACAGCAAGTATTTCAAGGATTTCGATTTTATGGCCGCCACGGATTCGGCAGTTCCCTGTGCACTAATGTTAAATATGGCTACAATTTTGAAACACCAGTTTCATCGCTCCCAGGTCAGTTTAATGCTGGTCTTCTTCGACGGTGAGGAGGCATTTGGGGAATGGTCGCAGGAGGATTCGCCATATGGTTCCAGACATTTGGCGGAGCTGTGGGAGAAGCACGGTTTTCTTGATAAGATAGACCTCTTCGTGCTGCCGGATCTAATTGGAGCCAAGGATGTGGTCTTTAAGAAAAACATTCTCGATACATCAGGCTGGTTCCACCGACTTGTACAGCTGGAGCTGAAGCTATTCCAGGCGGGCATTGTGCGCTCAGAACGTCCACTATTCAAGTTTGAGCCCGGTATAGATGTAGATGATGACCACCTGCCTTTCACGAGACGCAACGTTCCGGTCATACATCTAATATCCAATAAATATCCAGCAGTTTGGCATCAAGCCGAGGATGTAGAGATGAACGTGGATTACAATACTACGGAGCAAGTGGGTCTAGTTCTGCGAATGTTTGTAATGGAATACCTAAATTCAGCACCATCTATATCAAATACCCTTAAATAG